In Miscanthus floridulus cultivar M001 chromosome 5, ASM1932011v1, whole genome shotgun sequence, one genomic interval encodes:
- the LOC136452315 gene encoding mitochondrial carrier protein CoAc1 has product MQVVGRQSKDCIAGFGDVFLGIFHPVQRYPLPLISLMLKSVVVGSAHMTNPDYTQPVREMGSSQESTFSSASAAAQVNASTLDLLPVYAKELIAGGAAGAFAKTAVAPLERVKILLQTRTEGFQSLGILQSLRKLWQYEGIRGFYKGNGASVLRIVPYAALHYMTYEQYRCWILNNFAPSIGTGPVVDLLAGSAAGGTAVLCTYPLDLARTKLAYQVSNVGQLGNAFRNSGQQQTYNGIKDVFKTVYKEGGARSLYRGVGPTLIGILPYAGLKFYIYEDLKSQVPEDYKNSVILKLSCGALAGLFGQTLTYPLDVVRRQMQVQSKQTQNSSDGFRIRGTFQGLLLIIRCQGWRQLFAGLSLNYVKVVPSVAIGFTTYDMMKTLLGVPPRERVHVSGGNK; this is encoded by the exons ATGCAAGTAGTGGGGAGGCAAAGTAAAGATTGTATTGCCGGTTTTGGGGACGTATTCTTGGGGATATTCCACCCTGTACAAAGATATCCCTTACCCTTAATTAGTTTGATGCTCAAATCAGTAGTGGTAGGGAGTGCACATATGACAAATCCTGATTATACTCAGCCCGTTCGGGAGATGGGTTCCTCACAAGAATCcaccttctcctcggcctcagcGGCTGCACAAGTGAATGCTTCCACTCTGGACTTGCTCCCGGTCTATGCCAAGGAGCTTATCGCCGGCGGCGCTGCTGGTGCATTTGCAAAGACTGCGGTAGCACCACTGGAGAGGGTCAAGATCTTATTGCAG ACAAGAACTGAAGGTTTCCAGTCCCTTGGGATCCTCCAGTCCTTGAGGAAGCTGTGGCAATACGAGGGAATTCGAGGCTTCTACAA AGGGAACGGTGCAAGCGTGCTTCGGATTGTTCCATATGCAGCATTACATTACATGACATATGAGCAGTATAGGTGCTGGATATTGAACAATTTTGCTCCATCAATAGGTACAGGGCCTGTCGTTGATCTTTTAGCTGGCTCTGCTGCTGGTGGTACTGCAGTTTTGTGTACATACCCATTAGACTTGGCTAGGACCAAGCTGGCATACCAG GTTTCAAATGTTGGCCAGCTTGGCAATGCTTTCAGAAATTCTGGTCAACAACAAACATATAATGGCATAAAAGATGTCTTCAAGACTGTCTACAAGGAAGGAGGCGCACGATCTTTATATCGTGGAGTAG GCCCAACTCTTATTGGTATTCTTCCATACGCTGGCTTAAAATTTTACATATATGAAGATCTGAAATCTCAAGTTCCAGAAGATTACAAGAATTCTGTTATATTGAAGCTCTCTTGCGGAGCTTTAGCTGGTCTATTTGGACAAACCCTCACTTATCCACTGGATGTCGTCCGAAGACAAATGCAG GTTCAGAGCAAGCAGACTCAAAATTCAAGTGATGGTTTCCGTATAAGAGGAACTTTCCAGGGTCTCTTGTTGATCATTCGGTGCCAAGGTTGGAGACAACTCTTCGCTGGTCTGAGCCTTAACTATGTCAAG GTTGTCCCTTCAGTAGCTATCGGTTTCACAACATATGACATGATGAAGACATTGCTAGGGGTTCCTCCACGAGAGAGAGTCCATGTGTCAGGTGGTAACAAATGA